The following are from one region of the Cherax quadricarinatus isolate ZL_2023a chromosome 2, ASM3850222v1, whole genome shotgun sequence genome:
- the LOC138853376 gene encoding LOW QUALITY PROTEIN: uncharacterized protein (The sequence of the model RefSeq protein was modified relative to this genomic sequence to represent the inferred CDS: deleted 10 bases in 5 codons), producing the protein MTTPDLVKTTPSLVAKTTPDLVIRTTLDLVIKTTLDLVIKTTPGLTTPHLVINTKPDLVNTTYLVIKTTPDVIIKTSPDLDFKTTEGLVKTSEDLVVKTTQGLVKTTEDLVFRATENLVVKTTEDQVVKTTVVKATEDLRPVGQDHRRPVGQDHRRPVGQDHRRPVGQDHRRPVDQDPRRPGGQATEDLFVKTTEDPHYPQHSHHPNTPAPTIPYHLQHPTISKTPTIPNTPTIPTPPPSPSLLPSPKCPSSTTPPPPPSLTPTIPTPYPPPPLLPLPPLLPLPPPLPLPPPLPLPPPLPLPPPLPPPLPHQHPTPPSPNPPPLPPPLPPPLPPLLLTPTPPPPPPPPPPPPPLPPLLPPPPPPLPPLLPPPPSLPPSPLPPPLPPSPLPPPSPPPPLVDQSSPPPPPLVEQPSPPLPLVDLPSPPPSPPPPSPPPLPPPPHVDQPSPPPSPPPLPPPPLVDQPSPPPSPPPLPPLPPPPPLPPPPPPPPPPPPPPPPLPPPPPPLPPPPLPPPPPPPPPPPPPPPPPPPPSPPPPPPPLPPPPPPPQPPPPPPPPPPPPPPPLPPPPLPPPPPPPPPPPPPPPPLPPPPPPPPPSPRPPLPPPPPPPPPPPPPPPPPPPPPPPPPLPPPPLPPPPPPPPPPPPPPSPRPLPPPPLPPPPLPPPPPPPPPPPPPPLPPPPLPPPPPPSLPPPPPSLPPPPPPPPTTTTSPRPPLPPPPPPLPPPPLPPPPLPPPPPPPPPPPPPPPPLPPPPPPPPLPPPPPPLVDQPSRVPFGNICVPHGESVGKDTAWRQNRQPCSTSSRMEMTRVETQVVTTPPPQLPDPPSHCLNLEENVEENAENVEENADENTEENAEENVEENADENVEENVEENAVENVEENAEENVEENAEENAEENAEENVEENAEENAEENVDENAEENAEENVEESAEDNVEENVEESAEDNVEENVEEREIGEDGWRG; encoded by the exons ATGACCACCCCAGACCTAGTCAAGACAACACCAAGCCTGGTCGCCAAGACCACACCAGATCTGGTCATCAGGACCACACtggacctggtcatcaagaccacactggacctggtcatcaagaccacaccgggcctg ACCACACCACACCTTGTCATCAATACCAAGCCAGATCTGGTGAACACTACATACCTGGTCATTAAGACCACACCAGACGTGATCATCAAGACATCGCCAGACCTAGACTTCAAGACCACAGAAGGCCTGgtcaagacctcagaagacctggtcgtcaagactacACAAGGCCTGGTCAAGACCACGGAAGACCTGGTCTTCAGAGCCACAGAAAACCTAGTTGTCAAGACCACAGAAGAccaggtcgtcaagaccacagtcGTCAAGGCCACAGAAGACCT AAGACCTGTTGGTCAAGACCACAGAAGACCTGTTGGTCAAGACCACAGAAGACCTGTTGGTCAAGACCACAGAAGACCTGTTGGTCAAGACCACAGAAGACCTGTTGATCAAGACCCCAGAAGACCTGGTGGTCAAGCCACAGAAGACCTGTTCGTCAAGACCACAGAAGACCCCCACTATCCTCAACACTCCCACCATCCCAACACCCCCGCCCCAACgatcccctaccatctccaacacCCCACCATCTCCAAAACCCCGACCATCCCCAACACCCCGACCAtcccaacacccccaccatccccatcacTCCTACCATCCCCAAAATGCCCATCatccacaacacccccaccaccaccatccctaacCCCCACTATCCCAACACCCTACC caccaccaccactactaccattaccaccactactaccattaccaccaccactaccattaccaccaccactaccattaccaccaccactaccattaccaccaccactaccaccaccattaccccaCCAACACCCCACCCCACCATCTCC AAACCCACCCCCActaccccctccactaccaccaccattgccaccactactactaacaccaacaccaccaccaccaccaccaccaccaccaccaccaccaccactaccaccgttactaccaccgccgccaccaccactaccaccgttactaccaccgccaccatcactgccaccatcaccgctacctccaccattgccaccatcaccgctacctccaccatcgccaccaccaccactcgtggaccagtcgtcaccaccaccgccaccactcgtGGAGcagccgtcaccaccactaccactcgtggacctgccgtcaccaccaccatcgccaccaccaccatcgccaccaccactaccgccaccaccacacgtgGACcagccgtcaccaccaccatcgccaccaccactaccgccaccaccactcgtggaccagccgtcaccaccaccatcgccaccaccactaccaccacttccgccaccaccaccacttcctccaccaccaccgccaccaccaccaccaccaccaccaccaccacca ttaccaccaccacctccacca cttcctccaccaccacttcctccaccaccaccacctccaccaccaccgcccccaccacctccaccaccaccaccacca tcaccaccaccacctccaccaccacttcctccaccaccaccaccaccacaaccaccacctccaccaccacctccaccaccacctcctccaccaccacttcctccaccaccacttccaccaccaccaccacctccacctccaccaccaccacctccaccaccacttcctccacctccaccaccaccaccacca tcaccacgaccaccacttcctccaccaccacctccaccaccaccacctccaccaccaccaccaccaccaccaccaccaccaccaccaccaccacttcctccaccaccacttcctccaccacctccaccaccaccaccaccaccaccaccacca tcaccacgaccacttcctccaccaccacttcctccaccaccacttcctccaccacctccaccaccaccaccaccacctccaccaccacttcctccaccaccacttcctccaccacctccaccatcacttcctccacccc caccatcacttcctccaccacctccaccaccccccaccaccaccacttcaccacgaccaccacttcctccaccaccaccaccacttcctccaccaccacttcctccaccaccacttcctccaccaccaccaccacctccaccaccaccaccacctccaccaccacttcctccaccaccacctccaccaccacttcctccaccaccaccaccactcgtggacCAGCCATCACGAGTACCAT ttggaaatatatGTGTACCACACGGTGAATCAGtaggcaaagacacagcctggagacagaatagacaaccgtgttcaaccagctctagaatggaaatgacaagggtggaaacGCAAGTGGTGACCACGCCACCTCCACAgttgccagacccaccttctcattgcctgaacctag AGGAGAACGTAGAGGAGAACGCAGAGAACGTAGAAGAGAACGCAGATGAGAACACAGAGGAGAACGCAGAGGAGAACGTAGAAGAGAACGCAGATGAGAACGTTGAGGAGAACGTAGAGGAAAACGCAGTGGAGAACGTAGAGGAGAACGCAGAGGAGAATGTAGAGGAGAACGCAGAGGAGAACGCAGAGGAGAACGCAGAGGAGAATGTAGAGGAGAACGCAGAGGAGAACGCAGAGGAGAACGTAGATGAGAACGCAGAGGAGAACGCAGAGGAGAACGTAGAGGAGAGCGCAGAGGACAACGTTGAGGAGAACGTAGAGGAGAGCGCAGAGGACAACGTTGAGGAGaacgtagaggagagagaaatagGCGAGGATGGATGGAGAGGATAG
- the LOC128691461 gene encoding protein dachsous-like has product MCEQCRLGEEGDVGDPSGPASPVPPCCYCCRGRLRDITTPTPALNTRRAGARVTGAVAKGSERHDTTVNERTVRGPYRTQSRAAMLALLLVFVICPATCEYVREFEVSEGVAIGTNIGYIGDSNPGQPLPPPPPYLIVPVPGSAVDSDLRIEQDTGEIKTKVVLDRELRSSYSLVAIPHSGENIRVLIKVKDENDNAPTFPSAVMNIEFPENTPRDVKRTLAPARDKDLGIFNTQRYRIVSGNVNNAFRLSSHRERDSVLYLDLQINGFLDRETTAFYSLLIEAWDGGSPPLKGSMTVNITIQDVNDNQPIFNQSRYFATVPENATIGTSVLQVLATDTDAGNNGKITYSINRRQSDRENMFQIDPKSGVISVNRPLDFETKEVHELVVVARDNGDQPLETTAFVSIRVIDVNDNQPTINLIFLSDDATPKISEDAQPGEFVARISVNDPDSKEEYANVSVTLEGGEGHFDLTTQDSIIYLMVVSRPLDRELKPNYTLVVFATDMGNPPLHASRKFDLQVTDMNDNAPEFDQTVYYANVLEVADPGTSVFQLSALDRDEGNNSVITYSIRDTPETHSNWFKIDSRTGLITTRTHVDCETEPVPQITVIATDSGSPALSSSATVKVTIRDVNDNEPIFDQSFYNVSVQESEAVANCILKVSV; this is encoded by the coding sequence ATGTGTGAGCAGTGCCGCCTCGGGGAGGAGGGGGACGTCGGCGACCCCTCCGGTCCCGCTTCCCCCGTGCcgccctgctgctactgctgccgggGACGCCTACGGGACATAACCACGCCGACCCCAGCGCTCAATACTAGAAGAGCAGGGGCGAGAGTGACCGGTGCAGTGGCCAAAGGGAGTGAGCGGCATGACACAACAGTTAATGAAAGAACAGTAAGGGGCCCATACAGGACTCAATCGAGGGCGGCTATGTTGGCTCTGCTATTGGTCTTTGTCATCTGTCCCGCAACCTGTGAATACGTGCGGGAATTTGAAGTGTCAGAGGGCGTGGCAATAGGAACCAATATTGGTTACATCGGCGACAGTAACCCAGGAcaaccgctgccgccgccgccgccatacTTGATAGTACCGGTGCCAGGTAGCGCCGTGGACTCAGACCTCAGAATCGAGCAGGACACGGGTGAGATCAAAACCAAGGTAGTCCTGGACCGCGAGCTGAGGTCCTCTTACTCTCTGGTGGCCATTCCACACTCGGGCGAAAACATAAGGGTTCTCATAAAAGTCAAAGACGAGAACGACAACGCCCCCACCTTCCCTTCTGCTGTTATGAACATTGAATTTCCAGAGAACACTCCACGCGATGTGAAGCGCACGTTGGCACCAGCACGGGACAAAGACCTTGGCATCTTCAATACCCAGCGTTATCGTATTGTGTCCGGTAATGTGAACAACGCCTTTCGACTCTCCTCCCACCGTGAGAGAGATAGCGTCCTCTATCTCGACCTACAGATCAACGGATTCTTAGATCGTGAGACCACAGCATTTTATTCATTATTAATCGAGGCTTGGGATGGTGGATCTCCGCCCCTGAAGGGTTCCATGACCGTCAACATCACCATTCAGGATGTCAACGACAATCAGCCTATCTTCAATCAGAGTCGATACTTTGCTACAGTGCCGGAAAATGCAACGATTGGTACTTCTGTTTTGCAGGTCTTGGCTACAGACACTGACGCGGGGAACAACGGGAAAATCACCTACTCTATCAATCGTCGTCAGAGTGACCGAGAAAACATGTTCCAGATCGACCCCAAGTCTGGAGTCATTTCTGTCAACAGGCCTCTGGATTTTGAGACAAAGGAGGTTCACGAATTGGTGGTGGTTGCTCGCGACAACGGTGACCAACCCCTGGAGACCACTGCCTTCGTTTCCATccgtgtcattgatgtcaacgaCAACCAGCCCACCATTAACCTCATCTTCCTCTCCGACGACGCAACACCTAAGATATCCGAAGATGCGCAGCCGGGAGAGTTCGTGGCTCGGATCTCGGTGAATGATCCCGACTCTAAGGAAGAGTATGCCAACGTGAGTGTTACCTTGGAAGGCGGGGAGGGTCACTTTGATCTCACCACGCAGGACAGTATTATCTACCTTATGGTAGTTTCGCGGCCATTAGACCGCGAATTGAAACCCAACTACACGCTAGTGGTGTTCGCTACTGATATGGGTAATCCGCCACTCCATGCCTCTCGGAAGTTTGACTTGCAAGTCACAGATATGAACGATAATGCACCAGAGTTCGATCAGACTGTGTACTACGCTAACGTGTTGGAGGTGGCCGACCCGGGCACCTCCGTGTTCCAACTGTCAGCGTTAGATCGAGACGAAGGGAACAATTCCGTGATCACATACTCGATTCGAGACACTCCTGAGACTCACTCAAACTGGTTCAAGATAGATTCTCGGACAGGACTGATCACGACGCGGACTCACGTTGACTGCGAAACTGAACCAGTGCCACAAATCACCGTCATAGCTACGGACTCTGGGTCGCCTGCATTGTCCTCCTCGGCAACCGTCAAGGTCACTATCCGCGATGTTAATGACAACGAACCCATCTTTGACCAGAGCTTCTATAACGTTTCCGTCCAGGAATCGGAAGCCGTCGCCAACTGCATATTAAAGGTGAGTGTCTAA